One window of Magallana gigas chromosome 2, xbMagGiga1.1, whole genome shotgun sequence genomic DNA carries:
- the LOC105318339 gene encoding C2 domain-containing protein 3, translating into MVKKKERASRQSPKKDAKKKKDDVVIHTGLPPKVEGQLRCHCCLSVSQVKWTCPSPPDVTHVRVRWWGEEGEGAIFRPYDARKGNFAMAKTLARYPIKSGPKQFSAYLTDMSSLLIEVLSGGMMVPVGYAEVTDLGKLSSSSPVKGWYPVMSPNDDKLAELEVSLHLETVTDSYDSLGDSIPTTDLSMDANGVNDSMYPQRIQHKAPYAIPPRIPTDDPFISPVSNQNGSVPNGYANTAADLRKQLNYSFHDNRQHSHPQPVESGSTVEVTANGDIVTSDLDQNHLNFISHPTPNHSAISVQSSKSSRKQKASVREPPPQAAPRGAEGPEVGDLLSILLQKGDKLRKEMIISSVEDNVTNSKEITSASYKNGHENGENNMSRMSESRRSTGSFFKELLQSEKAHQNGHVNVSQFEENAIDLIMGGSGLDDYQMLNLGAGSPGSISDDQDLVSDPGDPIHSETLLKELFYKNPDSEVSELSEFSDEDVKYQKVECRLRTASPAPSMEDPDNVRPPSRRSSVSSITLPLPMTETPEKPKKKSEKPKTPKRKGRVKLRRKGSKKRRKGSRSRSRSASEFSDDSFNTSRSEMSQVSFDMPASDLDEPEQEMAPRRGKKKVDGLSIERLTLLGRVHVARVVIDQLKLVGFEQNTTPSKKKPGIKSVGKPPKPSPKFKKAATYFIEYQFPVVATSRDKHAPNAMATEVTRVASKNIKDGVVMFNHRSVFPIMFDGTAVDNWWKSALIFKLFARSTGQKVPNLVGSCGIPLKSILKSDSFHLDSSLDIQENSISRPGSSSRRGGSDVEGFYGKLKVSVELASDSKDFSSALAKTKLAEMSGKAKIVPIPKPPPPKPPVSQEPSAVNTQDQVLHFNQLRKQTESEMKENIVREVEAFLQRNSQASSTTSSQQKNYGQGLLQIPVSYDPSNELPEVLTLHTLLLIPEGRNITLNGIPCLTSLKRHPVFPLKPHSMATDPSSRSMNSRNTYLVCRMFWCDDAVHSDVCWNDPQPPYNFSQIAPVLVSQSLLERMRNNFMVVEIWEKKTNAENDKLIGIVKLSLHQFYMSFRDRKISSALLKSQYPVIAVDNYLPIVDPLTGSQYGQLKVLLAMGSAEQVSALQRMKMESAAGLQVLRPSHQLDGNLETSQEGASRNQFGTSVLVEHIFEVVIEGIRGLSMFDNMMWGEADCFIQYHFPTQSQTEVPGAPIVRHSVPKMKTFRSATTLCIPDPTFNDITRHRLCLPQGSPVQRELLTACAGSGSSGGVPFEVWCRYYHPNVRDQCIAKTSLPLAKLCAMVTMQKRNEPAVQTFTLPINSVTGDGQEEDPEQKAKQKDCGLLTLTIHYKTHIAHNESSTAAHRNIGQSQVCLTVGILKACGLKAAAESLAYTDSGMQYPAEVGVNTYIKVQLSFLDKSEERITRTVARSFAPEFSHTMDFPCNLIWTEADNEALSLAEILERGQLHLQVWHQVPGLASDIDRQMMLEDTTRDKKLGDVLLGTCEVPLSTVLTHRTGISGWFPITVSPNVSSEDNMDASGYHGNYLHRVVGGVELEVKFAHHNDREKVIHAGRNVGWSPVDLQVEDEEEWMSDDESSDRFYHITICVDQANFPLANALATGHDTLEKGARCYVRYKLYDKAAVLSKVTKMADSDGILTSELGHKHTLNIPASSPFRWYLREEKLEVQVWVSYSYNQSQRPQHRDKLIGTAYINLETLADTRRTQHRVSGLYPLFKAGGANLGGGFIQAHVTLKPMFGIPRQRENEANMSDIHDTDYDPNDSFHQLSGNTKRSKPISKHAKVQEEDEEVVPSFSVLISVERAMHLPRVSENSRSGEHLPNTYVSYQTAESADPTFTDVFPNSDNPVWDHQNETRLSTELLYQENRNLVFKVWHKPSSCGKTPDKCSDRVLGFVSVDLTPLASGLQQMCGWYNIMDFNGQCQGQIKVNIIPQECLRQYNQETNSPNQPTSLPVRSESSIHHLPAWIHEQPMSFPLSDRPFTSSLPQFDSSPLTDVGQPQVLQQQLVENIRNFLDQQQATLDSKPDFSSVNTHREPSIHWVPSVPENKYEETNDSSRSFLFGSLRKQMQDLDQITSRLKQKLTPVYSLPQHLSSEPEAPVSCRSTGHATLTSTHSGLSTISTLHLQHSQRDSSRTQESDLLLTASNEAESSRTGVDSGVLSVTQSSEKYQDQEALDSQRSDGLDAFRLRSLTHEFNKDSPRDQNSDTGIHCPYKLREDDSSSNSNVGNTPRDSHSKSSTPRGSTPRDPYSVSNGSKMSDPSSLGFQYQGDMSSRSHISAKSSYQDGGGKSPVDVAFGLANEKNSNVNFNSNEKKMESKDMSVIEENADESGGEGDEKYYHRYRDILDEQDSEGSEVESEADIVVPRTLNDVSGKFGGIPGHEAHSNAGPRESPREFHQSDHTMPFEVGSSRSGSKSNSGSKKTSEAELSDLEELHRENLQDSRCEKHQFYVEKDSWFSDEEGDLHRSGYDPSFTQRSTRIVSLEVDVEENLQEIEIVEKDSWFSSDQSKSNLESSDPPNENDNSEMNSYVRHSKHLLSKVKLDTISSVGSREYDNFYIEERDLLNNVELDSVTSGTNTQKGESVYNSTASFHVRKSSDLENYHEEKMTHDCVPKSPKEIYNHVVSELEEFFEHSRSENVQGHFADDSEEEEEGDNFHRLGEAENGSSDEEEVDIEVQQTNHGKGKDTNQQIPNFFLPVEHLQESMKVLHLATKAQPGNDSSEVKIMDPQRREEKSQAAAEMKNKLSQNVAQSRFANGPTKSRQLPTAEEAKRIAKIFSSKHSK; encoded by the exons AtggttaaaaagaaagaaagagcgTCCAGGCAATCTCCTAAGAAAG atgcaaaaaagaaaaaagatgatGTTGTCATTCACACTGGATTGCCACCAAAAGTTGAAGGTCAACTGCGATGTCACTGTTGCCTTAGTGTAAGTCAGGTCAAATGGACTTGCCCTTCACCTCCTGATGTCACACATGTGCGTGTTAGATGGTGGGGAGAAGAAGGAGAGGGTGCCATTTTCAG GCCATATGATGCCAGGAAGGGAAATTTTGCTATGGCTAAGACTCTGGCTAGGTACCCTATTAAATCAGGTCCAAAGCAGTTTTCTGCATACCTTACTGACATGTCCAGTCTGTTGATTGAGGTTCTCAGTGGAGGAATGATGGTTCCTGTTGGATATGCTGAAGTAACAGACCTTGGAAAGCTTTCATCAAGTTCACCTGTTAAAGG ttGGTATCCTGTTATGTCTCCGAATGATGACAAACTGGCAGAGTTAGAAGTTTCCCTGCATCTGGAAACTGTGACAG ATTCCTATGACAGTCTGGGTGATTCTATCCCAACCACTGATTTGAGTATGGATGCTAATGGTGTCAATGACTCTATGTACCCACAACGAATACAACACAAAGCTCCTTACGCCATTCCACCCAGAATACCAACAGATGACCCCTTTATATCACCTGTGTCTAATCAG AATGGCTCTGTGCCAAATGGCTATGCAAATACTGCAGCAGACTTAAGAAAACAGCTCAATTATAGTTTCCATGACAACCGGCAGCATTCACATCCTCAGCCAGTAGAGTCTGGTAGTACTGTTGAAGTGACAGCAAACGGTGACATTGTGACCTCAGATCTAGACCAAAACCACCTCAATTTCATctcccaccccacccccaaTCACAGTGCCATATCAGTACAATCCTCCAAATCGTCACGTAAACAAAAAGCGTCCGTTCGTGAACCACCCCCACAAGCTGCACCCAGAGGTGCAGAGGGACCAGAGGTTGGAGATTTGCTTTCGATTCTTCTGCAAAAAGGAGACAAGTTACGCAAAGAAATGATTATTTCGTCTGTGGAAGATAATGTGACAAATTCAAAGGAAATTACTAGTGCTTCATATAAAAACGGCCATGAAAATGGAGAGAACAATATGTCTAGAATGTCAGAAAG CCGTCGGTCAACTGGAAGTTTTTTCAAGGAACTATTACAATCTGAGAAAGCACACCAGAACGgacatgttaatgtttcacaatttgAGGAGAATGCGATTGACCTGATTATGGGTGGATCAGGGCTGGACGATTATCAG ATGTTGAACTTGGGAGCTGGCAGTCCAGGATCTATATCTGACGATCAGGATTTGGTCAGTGACCCAGGGGATCCTATCCACAGCGAAACTCTACTTAAAGAATTGTTCTACAAAAATCCA GACAGTGAAGTGAGCGAGTTGAGTGAGTTTAGTGATGAGGATGTCAAGTACCAGAAGGTAGAATGCAGACTCAGGACGGCTTCCCCGGCTCCCTCCATGGAGGACCCAGACAATGTG CGTCCACCTTCAAGGCGTTCCTCTGTGTCCAGTATCACGTTGCCTTTACCAATGACAGAAACTCCggagaaaccgaagaaaaaatcGGAAAAACCCAAGACACCAAAAAGAAAAGGCAGAGTGAAACTCCGCCGGAAAGGCAGTAAGAAAAGAAGGAAAGGGTCAAGGTCACGGAGTAGGAGTGCCAGTGAATTCAGTGACGATTCATTTAATACCTCTCGGTCAGAGATGTCCCAGGTGTCGTTCGATATGCCTGCCTCAGATCTGGATGAACCAGAACAAG aaatggcaCCTAGACGTGGTAAGAAAAAGGTGGATGGCCTAAGCATTGAGAGACTGACCCTGCTAGGGAGAGTCCATGTGGCCAGGGTTGTGATTGACCAGCTCAAGCTTGTTGGCTTTGAACAAAATACAACTCCATCGAAGAAGAAACCAGGCATTAAATCAGTGGGCAAGCCTCCAAAACCTTCACCTAAATTCAAGAAAGCTGC AACCTACTTTATTGAATATCAGTTTCCTGTGGTTGCTACATCCAGAGATAAACATGCACCTAATGCCATGGCAACAGAGGTCACTAGAGTTGcatcaaaaaatatcaaagatggag TTGTGATGTTCAATCATCGTTCAGTCTTCCCAATCATGTTTGATGGAACTGCAGTGGACAACTGGTGGAAGTCTGCTTTGATCTTCAAACTGTTCGCAAGGTCCACTGGACAGAAAGTG CCAAATCTGGTAGGAAGCTGTGGAATTCCCCTGAAGTCCATCCTTAAGTCTGACAGCTTTCACCTGGACAGTTCCCTGGACATCCAGGAGAACAGTATCAGTCGCCCGGGCAGTTCGTCCCGGCGAGGAGGTAGTGATGTAGAGGGGTTCTATGGAAAACTAAAG GTGTCTGTAGAATTAGCATCGGACAGCAAAGATTTCTCCTCAGCTCTGGCCAAGACAAAACTTGCAGAAATGAGTGGTAAAGCTAAAATTGTGCCAATCCCCAAACCTCCCCCTCCCAAACCTCCAGTATCTCAGGAACCAAGTGCTGTTAATACTCAGGATCAAGTGCTACATTTCAACCAATTACGCAAACAAACAG AGTCCGAAATGAAAGAGAACATAGTGAGAGAGGTGGAAGCTTTTCTACAGAGGAATTCTCAGGCCAGTAGTACCACATCTTCTCAGCAGAAAAACTACGGCCAGGGCTTGCTACAAATTCCTGTATCTTATGACCCGTCCAATGAGCTTCCAGAG gtgCTTACTTTACACACTCTGTTACTGATCCCGGAGGGACGTAACATCACCTTGAATGGCATCCCTTGTCTAACATCACTAAAAAGACACCCAGTTTTTCCACTTAAACCTCATTCAATGGCTACAG ACCCCAGCAGCAGAAGCATGAACAGCAGAAACACGTACCTGGTCTGTCGGATGTTTTGGTGCGATGATGCTGTACACTCGGACGTCTGTTGGAATGACCCCCAGCCACCATACAACTTCTCACAG ATTGCTCCAGTGTTGGTTTCACAAAGTCTCCTGGAACGAATGAGGAACAACTTCATGGTTGTGGAGATTtgggaaaagaaaacaaatgcaGAGAATGACAAG CTGATTGGAATAGTAAAGCTCAGTCTCCACCAATTCTACATGTCCTTCAGAGACAGGAAAATTTCCTCAGCATTGCTAAAATCACAG TACCCAGTGATTGCTGTGGACAATTACCTGCCCATTGTTGATCCACTGACCGGCTCCCAGTACGGACAGCTCAAAGTCCTTTTGGCCATGGGGTCAGCCGAACAGGTGTCTGCCTTACAACGAATGAAGATGGAGAGTGCTGCTGGTCTGCAAGTGCTGAGACCTTCACACCAACTGGATGG aAATTTAGAAACTAGTCAAGAAGGTGCTTCTAGAAATCAGTTTGGAACCTCAGTGTTAG TGGAACACATCTTTGAGGTGGTTATAGAAGGAATTCGAGGCCTCTCAATGTTTGACAACATGATGTGGGGTGAGGCGGACTGCTTCATTCAGTATCACTTCCCCACCCAGAGCCAGACCGAGGTCCCAGGGGCCCCAATAGTCCGACACA GTGTCCCTAAGATGAAGACTTTCCGAAGTGCCACCACCCTCTGTATCCCTGATCCGACCTTTAATGACATCACCAGACATCGACTATGTCTGCCTCAGGGAAGCCCAGTACAGCGCGAGCTGTTAACAG CCTGTGCTGGGTCTGGTTCTAGTGGTGGCGTTCCTTTTGAAGTCTGGTGTAGGTACTACCATCCCAATGTTAGGGACCAGTGTATCGCCAAG ACTAGTCTACCATTGGCAAAGCTGTGTGCAATGGTAACAATGCAAAAAAGGAACGAACCAGCGGTTCAGACATTTACCCTGCCCATAAACTCTGTGACAGGGGACGGTCAGGAGGAGGACCCAGAACAGAAGGCCAAG CAGAAAGATTGTGGACTGTTAACCTTAACCATTCACTACAAGACACACATAGCCCACAACGAGAGCAGCACAGCAGCTCACAGGAATATTGGACAATCCCAGGTCTGTCTGACTGTAGGTATCCTCAAGGCTTGTGGACTCAAG GCTGCAGCAGAAAGTTTGGCCTACACTGACTCAGGTATGCAGTATCCAGCCGAGGTGGGAGTCAACACCTACATAAAAGTACAGCTGTCCTTTTTGGACAAGTCT GAGGAGAGGATTACTAGGACAGTGGCCCGCTCCTTTGCCCCTGAGTTTTCTCATACAATGGACTTTCCGTGTAACCTGATTTGGACAGAGGCGGACAATGAGGCCCTCTCATTAGCAGAGATCTTGGAGAGGGGACAGCTTCACCTACAGGTGTGGCATCAGGTGCCGGGGTTGGCCTCAG atattgacaGACAGATGATGTTAGAAGATACAACCAGAGACAAAAAACTTGGTGATGTGTTGCTTGGCACCTGTGAAGTACCACTGTCAACTGTATTAACTCACAGGACTG GTATTAGTGGATGGTTCCCTATCACTGTCTCACCTAACGTTTCATCAGAAGACAACATGGACGCCTCAGGTTACCATGGGAACTACCTCCATCGTGTTGTTGGGGGTGTGGAGTTGGAGGTAAAGTTTGCCCACCACAATGACCGGGAGAAGGTGATCCACGCAGGGCGGAATGTTGGATGGTCACCAGTGGATCTACAGGTGGAGGATGAGGAGGAGTGGATGAGTGACG ATGAGAGCTCGGACCGCTTCTATCACATCACCATCTGTGTGGACCAGGCCAACTTTCCATTGGCCAACGCACTTGCTACAGGTCATGATACACTTGAAAAAGGAGCAAGATGTTATGTCCGCTACAAGCTTTATGACAAAG CTGCTGTTTTATCCAAAGTAACCAAAATGGCTGACAGTGATGGCATTCTGACCTCAGAACTTGGACACAAACACACACTTAATATTCCAGCTTCTTCTCCATTTCGTTG GTATCTTCGTGAGGAGAAGCTGGAGGTACAAGTGTGGGTCAGTTACAGTTATAACCAGAGTCAGCGTCCACAGCACAGGGACAAGCTGATAGGGACAGCTTACATTAACCTGGAGACCCTGGCAGACACACGACGCACTCAGCACAGAGTCAG TGGGTTGTATCCCTTGTTTAAAGCAGGAGGTGCTAACCTTGGAGGTGGCTTTATTCAGGCTCATGTCACACTGAAACCAATGTTTGGGATCCCAAGACAG AGAGAGAATGAGGCCAACATGTCGGACATCCATGACACAGATTATGACCCTAATGACAGTTTCCACCAGCTCTCTGGCAATACTAAGCGCAGCAAACCAATCAGTAAGCATGCCAAAGTACAGGAAGAAGACGAGGAAGTGGTCCCGTCATTCTCCGTCCTCATCTCTGTAGAACGGGCCATGCATCTACCTAGAGTCTCTGAAAACAGCAG gtctGGAGAACACCTGCCAAACACGTATGTTTCCTATCAGACAGCTGAATCAGCTGATCCAACATTTACCGACGTGTTTCCTAACTCGGACAACCCTGTCTGGGATCATCAGAACGAGACCAGACTCAGTACAGAGCTCTTGTACCAGGAAAACAGA AACTTAGTGTTTAAAGTTTGGCACAAGCCCAGCTCCTGTGGGAAGACCCCAGACAAGTGCTCTGACAGAGTGCTAGGGTTTGTTTCTGTGGATTTAACTCCCTTGGCCTCTGGACTTCAACAGATGTGTGGATGGTATAACATTATGGACTTCAATGGGCAATGTCAAGGCCAGATTAAG GTAAACATAATTCCTCAAGAATGTTTGAGACAGTATAATCAAGAGACCAACTCCCCGAACCAGCCCACTAGTCTTCCAGTTAGGAGTGAGTCATCCATACACCATCTTCCAGCATGGATACATGAACAGCCTATGTCTTTCCCTCTCTCTGATCGACCTTTCACCTCCAGTCTACCTCAGTTTGACTCTTCCCCTCTCACAGACGTAGGGCAGCCCCAAGTGTTGCAGCAGCAGTTGGTAGAGAACATTAGAAACTTCCTTGACCAACAGCAGGCAACACTAGATTCTAAACCAGACTTCTCTAGTGTAAACACCCATAGAGAACCCTCCATTCACTGGGTGCCTTCCGTGCCAGAGAACAAATATGAAGAGACCAATGACAGTTCTAGATCTTTCCTTTTTGGAAGTTTAAG GAAACAAATGCAGGACTTGGATCAGATAACATCCAGGTTGAAGCAGAAGTTGACTCCAGTATACAGCCTCCCTCAGCATTTGTCATCTGAGCCTGAAGCCCCTGTGTCGTGTCGCTCCACAGGACATGCCACTCTTACTTCCACACACTCAGGACTGAGCACCATCTCCACACTCCACCTACAGCACAGTCAGAGGGACTCCTCGCGCACCCAGGAGAGCGATTTACTCCTCACAGCTTCCAACGAGGCAGAGTCCTCCAGGACCGGAGTAGACTCAGGTGTCCTGTCTGTGACTCAGTCAAGTGAGAAATATCAGGATCAAGAGGCTCTGGACTCGCAGAGGAGCGATGGACTTGATGCATTCAGACTCAGGTCTTTGACTCATGAGTTCAACAAGGATTCTCCTAGGGATCAAAACTCAGATACAGGAATTCACTGTCCGTACAAATTACGTGAAGATGATTCTTCCTCAAACTCAAATGTGGGAAACACTCCTAGAGATTCTCACAGTAAAAGCAGCACACCAAGGGGGAGCACCCCAAGAGACCCATACTCTGTGTCAAACGGTTCCAAAATGTCTGATCCATCTTCTCTGGGGTTCCAGTACCAAGGAGATATGTCTTCTAGAAGTCACATCTCAGCAAAGAGCAGTTATCAGGATGGTGGTGGAAAATCTCCAGTGGACGTTGCATTCGGTTTAGCAAATGAGAAAAACTCTAACgtgaattttaattcaaatgaaaagaaaatggaATCAAAGGACATGTCCGTCATAGAGGAGAATGCCGATGAAAGTGGAGGGGAAGGGGATGAGAAGTATTACCATAGATACAGGGACATCCTAGATGAACAGGACAGTGAAGGTTCGGAAGTGGAAAGTGAGGCCGACATAGTGGTACCTAGAACATTAAATGATGTGTCTGGGAAGTTTGGGGGGATTCCAGGCCATGAAGCCCACTCCAATGCTGGACCAAGGGAATCACCAAGAGAATTCCATCAAAGTGATCACACCATGCCTTTTGAGGTTGGAAGTTCCAGAAGTGGGTCTAAATCAAACTCTGGCAGTAAGAAAACTTCTGAGGCGGAGCTGTCAGACCTAGAAGAATTGCATAGAGAAAACCTGCAAGACTCCAGGTGTGAAAAACACCAGTTTTATGTGGAGAAAGACAGCTGGTTCTCGGATGAGGAAGGTGACCTTCACAGGTCAGGTTATGACCCCTCTTTTACACAAAGGTCAACAAGGATTGTTTCTTTGGAAGTTGATGTGGAGGAAAACTTgcaagaaattgaaattgttgaaaAGGACAGTTGGTTTTCATCAGATCAAAGCAAATCCAATTTAGAGTCATCAGATCCTCCCAATGAAAATGACAACAGCGAGATGAATTCGTATGTGAGGCATTCAAAACACTTGTTATCGAAAGTTAAACTTGATACCATTTCTTCTGTGGGAAGTAGAGAATATGATAATTTCTACATCGAAGAAAGGGATTTATTAAACAATGTGGAATTAGACTCTGTAACTTCAGGAACAAATACGCAAAAGGGAGAATCTGTTTACAATTCTACTGCATCATTCCACGTCAGGAAAAGTAGTGACCTTGAAAATTACCATGAAGAAAAAATGACCCATGACTGTGTGCCAAAATCTCCAAAGGAAATCTATAACCATGTTGTTAGTGAACTGGAGGAATTCTTTGAACATTCAAGGTCAGAAAATGTCCAAGGTCATTTCGCAGATGATAGTGAGGAAGAAGAAGAGGGAGACAATTTTCATCGTTTGGGAGAAGCAGAAAATGGAAGCTCTGATGAAGAAGAGGTTGATATTGAAGTACAACAAACCAATCACGGAAAGGGAAAAGACACTAATCAGCAGATTCCTAATTTCTTTTTACCTGTGGAACACCTGCAGGAGTCAATGAAAGTCCTCCATCTGGCCACCAAAGCTCAACCAGGGAATGATTCATCAGAAGTTAAG attatGGATCCTCAGCGCAGGGAAGAGAAAAGTCAAGCTGCAgcagaaatgaaaaacaaattgagTCAAAATGTAGCCCAGTCCCGATTTGCTAATGGTCCAACTAAGAGCAGACAACTCCCTACAGCAGAGGAAGCCAAAAGAATTGCAAAGATTTTCTCCTCTAAGCATTCTAAATAA